The genomic DNA ATCATACTGCTCTTTCTCTTGTTACCAGTAACCTTGTGCATTCTGAAATTATTGCCAACCTTGATTCTTTTTCTCATAGCTAGTTTTGTTGCTTaacagatttattttattttactgttcaCTAGTAAGGTTAAATTACTGTGCTTTAGTCAATGTAATATTTTTGTAATGAGatatttaatattcatatattatgtttTTAAAGTGCTGCTAAAGGTCATGCTCTATTAATTGACTatgatcaataaataaaaacttgATATTAGATATTCCATCTCAGATGATTGGACTCATGAGTATTTATATGTCAACACTACAAACTAGGAAGAgttatttctaattattttctaACCTTCAAAGGGTCAGCAaggatggagggagtggaggcTACTATGACAGCAGTGGAAGCAACGGCATGGTGAAGATCCCTATCCCAGCACCACACCGAGACGAGCCAAGGTTCCCAAAAGAGAAATCAAAAACTTTCTTTGGTAATTATAGATTCCTTGTTttattgcagtgtgtgtgtgtgtgtgtgtaagtgtgtaagtgtaagtgtgtgtgcttaaatgtgtaagtatgtgtgtgtgtgtgtgtgtgtgtgtgtgtgtgtgtgtgtgtgtgtgtgtgtgtgtgtgtgtgtgtgtgagactgtaagTGTGTGGGCTTAAATGTGtaagtatgcgtgcgtgcgtgcgtgcgtgcgtgcgtgcgtgcgtgcgtgcgtgcgtgcgtgcgtgcgtgcgtgcgtgcgtgcgtgcgtgtgtgcgtgcgtgcgtgtgtgtgtgtgtgtgtgtgtgtgtgtgtgtgtgtgtgtgtgtgagactgtaagTGTGTGGGCTTAAATGTGtaagtatgcgtgcgtgcgtgcgtgcgtgcgtgcgtgcgtgcgtgcgtgcgtgcgtgcgtgcgtgcgtgtgtgtgtgtgtgtgtgtgtgtgtgtgtgtgtgtgtgtgtgtgtgcgcgtgtgtgtgtgtgtgcgcgtgtgtgtgtgtgtgcgcgtgtgtgtgtgtgtgtgcgcgcgcgcgtgtttgtgtgcgcgtgtgtgtgtgtgtaagagagagagtgagtgagagtctaCATCTACATGTCTCCATGTGTTTATGGAGTTTGCCACCCTAGTCTATATCATCAATGATTATAAAATGCAGAAAACTACTATTTGCATAGTTTATCTTTCCCAAGACCTGAAATCATCATAAAGAACTTAAAAAGTTATTATGTTCAGTCTTAGCTAGTTGTACAAAGAGGTTTAGAAGGAAAGTTTGTGGGATAAACTGATGTGCATATTACATGTGAAAGCTCATTGTCAAGGCAACATACACACATCCCTTTTTAAACTTTCAGGAAGATCATAGTAAATATAGTATttacatctttctccttcccccccccccccccccccccccccagcatttaTGTTCCTTTGTGCCAATTGGATATTCACAACGGCTTCCTTGGCACTCACTCATGAAAAAGTGCCAGATTATCCACCACTACCGGATGTGACACTGGACAACATTACCACGAAAGAATGGGGCCTGGATGCCTCGGAATGCATCATCATTTTCTCGGTTTATTTGTGTGCTATGGTTGTCCTTTTCCATAAGCATAGGTaagattttttaattaattattatttttttctttctttctttctttctttctttctttctttctttctttctttcttattctgatcatctcttttctcctgtcctcttccatcttcttttcctttttcttctcctttttctcctcctcctcctcctcttctttcccttttcctctccctttccctccctttccccttcacctcccctcccttgtaCTTAAATgcaaataattgtatataaagataaagaatgtaATAAACCAAATATTCATACAGTACTTTCCTCTTATTTCACAGGTGGATCCTCTTTCGACGTATCTTCCTCATCATGGGATTGTTATATTTTTACCGTTCCATTACTATGTATGTGACAGTCCTACCAGTAGCCAACCCCAATTATTTCTGTGATAAAAAGGCAAATTATACTACCCCAATACTGGTAGCAAAAAGAGTAATCCAGTTGCTCTCCGGCTTCGGCCTCTCAATCAATGGGCAACACACCTTCTGCGGGGATTATATCTACTCGGGACACACTGTGTGCCTAGTGTTGGCCTACCTAGTTATCCGTGAATGTAAGACATCCCTTCATTTTAGAATGCCAGTGTGAATATTTTGCATGAGATGTGTATAATTTGCGTGAATGCAACTaaagaataaaattataatggaTTATCTAATTTTTCCATTTCATCTTCTGCAGATACACCTCATCGATGGTGGCTGGTACACTGGGGTTTTGCTCTGCTAGCTATTGTTGGTGTAGTGATGGTCCTAATAGCCCGAGGACACTATACTGTTGACTGTCTTATAGCTTACTACATAACCACACGTATATTCTATATGTACCACACTATGGCAAATAATGCCAGCCTCAAGGTGAGTGTAGtgaaatattaaacaaaatagcATTGATATTAAAATTGTTTCATCTGAATCAAAGCCAGATATATTgtagttaataatgatatatgtgtgaataatgtTGTAGTTGTAATGATTTTATTAAGATATATTCAAATAATGAGGAAAGATAAGATTACAACATTTGTATTCACTTATTTTTAAAAGACGGGTTACATGATGCATCCTCAATATGGATTTGTATGTAATGTCATTTCTTCTTACTAAAGATAAAATTACTTTACAGGAATCAGGGCAAAATAACTTCCTTGAAAGACTATGGTGGTACCGCCTTTTCTGGATATTTGAACGGAATGTCCAGGGTGTAATTCCTCGGCATTATGAGTGTCCATTTCCATGGCCAAGGAGATGGAGCAGCAAAAATCCACAAAGGACCTCATAGTTCCATAGTGTGCTGTATTATCCAGGAACTGCATTTGAACCAGAGAAACACTGATATACAGCCTCAAGATAGTCAGtcagtcttttctttttttttttttttctttttttctttttctttttttgtgtgtggatttctatttttttgttaattttaaccACTACCCCTCAGTACATTGGAGCCATTGAAGATGTAAATACTTGTATTCATTGTGTCTGAGGCATGGACAACCCCAAAAGTGAAATTATTGTTTCTGTGAAATCTGACTTGTGATAACAGAACAAGAGTTTTAATACTGGAAGAATTCCCAGAGAatcatggaaagaaagaaaaagttacatTATATTAATGCAGTTTAGCCACTTTGGTAGCAGAAAGTACTTGATACTACTCACAATATTACATCTAATGAAAAGAAAGTGAAGTTTGTGCACTGATAAATTCTCAAGCTTTTGCTGTACTGCCAATTTAAACACACAAGCAATGGGTTTCCATTGGTATGTAAGATTACAAGTCCCAGATCTGTGCCATTATCAAAATCCAGAGTAGATATACTTGAtttcttgataaaaaaataacttgaGCATGATTGCTGTTTTTCTGCAGTTTACCTGTAAGCTCCTCAAGTTGAaatctattaaaaaaacaaaaacaaaaaaatctgattcctacttttttagtttttatttagtttcaactcattgatatttttattaacattacgtTTGTGTGTCACTTGCTCAGGATGTTCATAATTAGATTATATGTAGCAAAAATATTTATCAGGTGAATAGTTTCAGTATCTtccttatttgtgtttttatgctTCTGAAATGTTTGTAGATTTTTCTGCCCCAAGAAATGTTTCATTTTGTAGATGTTCCACAGAATGTCATCGTAACCAAAGTAAAAGGAACCCTTTCTCTGTGTTTTACTCTTAAAGGGCATTTCCATTATAAACAGTATCATGAACACGGACGTAAAATTGCATTCCTAAGGTGACATGAGTAATTTGGTCCCACAGAACATAATTGCTGACCCTGCTGTTTTTGGCTACTGGGATTACCTGTTTTGATGTTACTGATTTGCACTTTACAGTTACAGGTGCAAAATTAAGCAAATACACAAATCGGGTAATGATATTTATTTGAAATTACTGCTGTACTCTACTTAAGCACAAtatattgttctctttattatttataaaaagtaCCTGTGTTGCTTTTGATCTGGGACTTGGAGAAACATACTAAGAGGAAGGCAGAAAACCATCTTTCAAGTAAACTACCAGTACTTGGGAACATTAAAAGAGAATTTGATGTAATATAGATGGGACTAAACTTTCAGGCCTCTTTTGAATGAACCTTGTTCattgaaatattttttatatgcatattaagCAGTTAAAGACAGTTTAAATATCAAGTTCAGCGATTAAGATTTTTTGATTGGTATAAAATTTGTTCTCTCATTATCAGTGAAGAATCTCCTTGCTTGGTAGAGATGATTGGGTTCTCAAAGTAACATGAGATTTGAGGCAAGGAACTTCTACATAGTGCCAATGAGTTATCATGTTAAATTTAGTCACTGAATCCCATCTCCATTTTCATCTCATCTCTAGAAGAGGTCAGTTGTTTGTATGAACACATGTAAATGTGAGATAGCTACAAGCATAATACTTGTTTTAATGTCCATATGTCCACAGGTACTGGTTGATACCttaattattcatgtatatgatTTTAATTCACATAAAACGGCCATTGTCTTTTGTTGAAAAACAAGCAGGGAGGTGGAATACTGTGGTTAAAGGATGTGTAATGTTTTTATAATTTCCGAATCTCCTAGTGCCAGTCCATCAAGGTCACAGTATACAGAAGTGTTCCACATATTGAAAATGGTTTCAAAATGAATAATTTATCTGTGTACATTTGAATATTGTGATATCTATTTTCTCGCTTCTTTAAAATGTTTTGAATGTGTTTCATTGTAAGAAAATATTGGTATCATTTCCATGTTGTAAATGTTTTAACCACTCAATCTGTTCTCTTAGAAAAgctatgtaaatatttttaccaGTTTCATTTTTAGTTCATGAGGATTAAATGTTTATGCTCCTTGTATACTGTGACTTGTTTATTGTGATACTGAATACTCACACTTAACTCACAATCATTTGTGGTGAACAGTGTAGTTTtgaatttaaaaaggaaaaaatatacagtTATTAGTCAGCTTAAAtagattgtatgtatatttgaatggtAATTGTACAAAGTGTATTCATGTCATGCTTACTTTTATGCAAGTATGCCTTGTGGACATATTTTTTGAGAAATGTCCATTTTATCCATTGAGGAAAACAATGAATGGCATCAGCCTGCATTGCAAAGCATTCAAGTTTAGTCATCAGGAACTACACACTATTATAAACTTTAAAAGTTACTGGAATTATGTGGTATTGTAGAACTATGATAATGGTATGCCTAGTATCTATACTTGAAAGTTTAGCCCCTTAAATTGTAATGAAACCAATTTTATgtacaggaaaaaaaacaggaataccaGATGTGAGGTGATATGTCCTAACTACAGCTGAAAAGATTATGTTCGTATATTAACAAGGGAAATTTAATCTTTCTTTATAGTACAAGATCTTTacagtaataaatattattttttaattggaGCATATTTGCATGGCAAAAAGCCCCGGAatgattcagattttttttttttttttttattagtaatgtACATAGTGTAAAATGCTTCCagattataaatattgttttttatactgTGTATAAAGTGTGTAAGTAGATATACAATCATAGAATCATTTATTCAGGGATGGTGCTTTTGCATTTTGAAGATGGCAGAAAGTCATTGGAAAAATGTGAATACAGACAGATCATTCAAATTTTGTTTGATGAACACTCCCTGcaattgttctttctttttttctttctttctttttttctttctgctagTTTTGTAATTCCCTTCACAATAAAATtatatacttaaaaaatatatatatttgggttggTTAACAGTGTGGAAACAGTGCTCCTCTGTGGCAAAATGTGGCAGTGTTCATCTTTCTCAATTTTTCCTGTAAAACAAATTTTGTCTTCCAGTACTACATATATTCCAAAATccttgaaagaaaaataataaaaaagaaaaaaaatagtgtacaAAATAGTTCTTGCATCTTTCCAGTTAAGCGACAAACTTACTATTAAAgggcataaaataaagaaatatttcagCAAAGTACTATGACTTACCTTTTACAGCTATTCGTAAGGTACAGCAGATTGAAAGATTTGATTGCAAGAGAATACCTTTGAAAAGTTTCAGAAATAGCCACTCGAGCCGTGATCTTccatatctttgtttttattttaggaGAGTAAGCTTTATTTCAGGGTACATGTGGAAATATGACCAAAATGGCATTGCACGTGCAGATGTTATGGAACGGGATTTGTTGCAAGTTCCGCTTTTGGTACATGCAGGGGGTCAGTGTTAACGGATCCCAGAAAATGCCATAGTTTTATATTATACAATCTTCCATGTAATTTACTAAGTGGAAATATATCCTTCTAATGCACACCATGTTTAGGACGTGGCATTAAGTCGAATACATAGGCATTCTATACATGATTTATTTCTCTACTctccttttgttttaaatgtcaaTCCAAAGCTTTTGTCTGCTCTAAAAaagaaccttttttttattttttatttttttttatatatatatataacaaatcacAAGTAGAAAATTTTGATGATTTTGTCATGAAGTATATTGAGTAAATGTCCTTTTAACCTACAGCATCTGGTTAAGGTAAATAATGGACAAGGTATACAAATTTACTTTCAAAATGGCTATCATTCAGACTGGTGACAATATAGAAAGACTAGAAAGCATTTGATTGGGATCTAGTCAAAAGTATGATACGGATTTAGACATTACctcaatatgaaaaaagaaatttaaCCAAAATCTGCTTGTTTTTATGCTAAAATATACGGTAATAGAAAGCCATTTTCATATTGCCTTTTATTCAAATAAGGAAATGTGAATCAGTGATTTTTAATTGTTAAATACATTGGTTATAGAGTAATCATCTGATTATATTTTAATTGTAAACTACACATCCTATATCAAATACTTTATGTGATGTATAACTACTATATTTGCATATCACTTAATTAAAAATATAGTTTTGATATGGTAAATTTTTGCCTTACATATCTGATGTggtttttctcatcattatcaaatgAGCTGTGTACTTGTGCTGAATAAATCAATAGTTGAAAAGAATTTGTATAGTTGTCATTAAGAATATATTACCCTTTACCCCAAACATCATTCTAAAATCAATGGAAATCTAATACTCATATGAgctgtagcaatatatatattgcaaaatgtttatttttcattatacagagagtgagtgagtgagtgtgtgtgagaaagagtgtgagtgagtgagtgagtgagtgtgtgtgtgtgtgtgtgtgtgtgtgtgtgtgtgtgtgtgtgtgtgtgtgtgtgtgtgtgtgtgtgtgtgtgtgtgtgtgtgtgtgtgtgagtgtgtgtgtgagtgagtgagtgagtgagtgagtgagtgtgtgtgtgtgtgtgtgtgtgcgtgcgtgtgtgtgtgcgtgcgtgcgtgcatgcgtgcgtgcctgcgtgagtgagtgagagtgtgtgtgtgtgtgagtgagtgattgtaatgtgtatatatatgctatatattatatatacatatatatatatatatatatatatatatgtatttatgtatatgtgtatatatatctatatatatatatattatatatacatatacatacatacatatatatgtatgagtgtatacatatacatgtataatatatatacatacatgtacatacttgcatatatatttaagcatgtacataatgtgtatatgtacatgtacacgtacacacacacacacacacatacatacatacatacatacatacatacatacatacatacacacacacacacacacacacacacacacacacacacacacacacacacacacacacacacacacacacacacacacacacacacacatatatgtatgtgtgtgtgtgtgtgtgtgtgtaatatatatattacacacacacacacacacacacgagtgtgtgtgcatacacatatagaaatatgtatttatacatttatattatattatatttatatttatgtatttttatatataatatatatatatatatatatatatatatatatatatatatatacatacacacacatacacacacacatacacatacacatacacacatacacatatacatatatactggctATGCATCATTTGAGTTGTCCTGTTACTTATTTGATTAATATTTATCAGACTATCACTATCCAGTTACTTGTGGATAGACAAAGTgtatataataatggcaatatagtTTTTACATTTAAATAAAACTTATTTTGCTATACTTTTAACATACTTTGTAAAGCATTCCCTAACAGCACTGATGAAAGGTGAAGAACCATTATTTGAATTGATCTAAATTATAATACTGATCTTAAAAGAACACTATTcactatttattcatgtattcatgttAAACTTTAAATCAATAAAAGAGTTTCTGAAGTTTAcatgttttatcaatattaaaaaaaaaatgtgtcataCTACAAATGTTCATTAGTGTACATCTAAGCCAATTTatggatacttt from Penaeus chinensis breed Huanghai No. 1 chromosome 30, ASM1920278v2, whole genome shotgun sequence includes the following:
- the LOC125041125 gene encoding phosphatidylcholine:ceramide cholinephosphotransferase 1-like; its protein translation is MALGGGSEGGRYGSVGESGGLMCESQHSGSSNRRSGTSSSASSVVDDTDHSLMTQDVYQRQPLLTNHDQYISTNGVSKDGGSGGYYDSSGSNGMVKIPIPAPHRDEPRFPKEKSKTFFAFMFLCANWIFTTASLALTHEKVPDYPPLPDVTLDNITTKEWGLDASECIIIFSVYLCAMVVLFHKHRWILFRRIFLIMGLLYFYRSITMYVTVLPVANPNYFCDKKANYTTPILVAKRVIQLLSGFGLSINGQHTFCGDYIYSGHTVCLVLAYLVIREYTPHRWWLVHWGFALLAIVGVVMVLIARGHYTVDCLIAYYITTRIFYMYHTMANNASLKESGQNNFLERLWWYRLFWIFERNVQGVIPRHYECPFPWPRRWSSKNPQRTS